Proteins from one Microtus pennsylvanicus isolate mMicPen1 chromosome 7, mMicPen1.hap1, whole genome shotgun sequence genomic window:
- the LOC142853308 gene encoding histone H3 has translation MARTKQTARKSTGGKAPRKQLATKAARKSAPATGGVKKPHRYRPGTVALREIRRYQKSTELLIRKLPFQRLVREIAQDFKTDLRFQSSAVMALQEASEAYLVGLFEDTNLCAIHAKRVTIMPKDIQLARRIRGERA, from the coding sequence ATGGCTCGTACGAAGCAGACCGCCCGCAAGTCCACCGGCGGCAAGGCCCCGCGCAAGCAGCTGGCCACCAAGGCTGCCCGCAAGAGCGCGCCGGCCACGGGCGGCGTGAAGAAGCCGCACCGCTACCGGCCCGGCACCGTGGCGCTGCGCGAGATCCGGCGCTACCAGAAGTCGACCGAGCTGCTGATCCGCAAGCTGCCGTTCCAGCGCCTGGTGCGCGAGATCGCGCAGGACTTCAAGACCGACCTGCGCTTCCAGAGCTCGGCCGTCATGGCGCTGCAGGAGGCGAGCGAGGCCTACCTGGTGGGGCTGTTCGAGGACACGAACCTGTGCGCCATCCACGCCAAGCGCGTCACCATCATGCCCAAGGACATCCAGCTGGCCCGCCGCATCCGCGGGGAGCGGGCCTGA
- the LOC142853307 gene encoding histone H2B type 2-F, giving the protein MPDPAKSAPAPKKGSKKAVTKVQKKDGKKRKRSRKESYSVYVYKVLKQVHPDTGISSKAMGIMNSFVNDIFERIAGEASRLAHYNKRSTITSREIQTAVRLLLPGELAKHAVSEGTKAVTKYTSSK; this is encoded by the coding sequence ATGCCGGACCCGGCCAAATCCGCTCCTGCTCCAAAGAAGGGCTCGAAAAAAGCTGTCACAAAAGTCCAGAAGAAAGACGGCAAGAAGCGCAAGCGCAGCCGTAAGGAGAGCTACTCTGTCTACGTGTACAAGGTGTTGAAGCAAGTGCATCCGGACACGGGCATTTCGTCCAAAGCCATGGGCATCATGAATTCCTTCGTGAACGACATCTTCGAGCGCATCGCTGGCGAGGCTTCCCGCTTGGCGCATTACAACAAGCGTTCCACCATCACTTCCCGGGAGATCCAGACGGCCGTGCGCCTGCTGCTGCCGGGGGAGTTGGCTAAACATGCCGTGTCGGAGGGCACCAAGGCCGTCACCAAGTACACCAGCTCCAAGTGA
- the LOC142853309 gene encoding histone H4 encodes MSGRGKGGKGLGKGGAKRHRKVLRDNIQGITKPAIRRLARRGGVKRISGLIYEETRGVLKVFLENVIRDAVTYTEHAKRKTVTAMDVVYALKRQGRTLYGFGG; translated from the coding sequence ATGTCTGGTAGAGGGAAGGGTGGAAAGGGTCTAGGCAAGGGTGGTGCCAAGCGCCATCGCAAGGTTCTTCGCGACAACATCCAGGGCATCACCAAGCCCGCCATCCGCCGCCTGGCCCGACGCGGTGGTGTCAAGCGCATCTCCGGCCTCATCTACGAGGAGACCCGCGGTGTGCTGAAGGTGTTCCTGGAGAACGTGATCCGGGACGCCGTCACCTACACTGAGCACGCTAAGCGCAAGACCGTCACCGCCATGGATGTGGTCTACGCGCTCAAGCGCCAGGGCCGCACCCTGTATGGCTTTGGGGGCTGA